The sequence TATATCACAGTTGCGCCATCTCGGTCGTTGTGTTTCAGTGTTGCAACGAGAGCTTTTCTTGTAGTAAATCTTTCTCGCTGATACGGTGTGACGATTTCATATTTCCCCCGTGgtcatatttccccctcgatatattctcaagactgaaatgttgtttcctggtgaaattaagaagtgaaatcaTTTAAGGACGataagcatgtcagtttcttgcatgtgaaggaaattggtggtgacatttaatagatttcaccccaaaaatcgatttctttggaaacgtgtaccgagtggttacgtcccttgaataagaaggaaaacattttaggatgaatcaaatttctaagttagaTACAAACAATTGGTTCGATAaatttgaccccatgaatgtaaggtacccaaggtcgctcatcagtactatcgaagggtgtgtttttttgttcagtgtggagtttatacaagatcaacgcggccgtgtgtgtgtgtgtgtgtgtgtgtgtgtgtgtgtgtgtgtgtgtgttttgttttgttttgtttgttggtgttgtaaTAATGCCTGTGTGGCTGATGTCTTACTGGGtgagtttttttttcaaatgcctGTGGGCACGAGTTTTTTTTCAACTAGTGGATGGCGGTTATACAGCCGTCAGAGTGGTTGGTTACCATGACAGTGACTCCATGAGTGCAAAGTTATTGTTGCAGATTGGCTTCTTCCACTGTAGTCAATTTCTCGACATTGACATTAGATCTGATAGATTGGagttggtgttgaatgaaattaaTTATAGTGTGCCAGGAAAGCCCGGAGCTGTCGGTTCTAATAGGATTGAAATTAATTCCATCGCTTGGTTTCaacttgtttgtctgtctgtctgtctgtctgacagtctgtctgtctgtctgtctctctctctctctctctctctctctctctctctctctctctctctctctctctctctctctctgtctgtttcattTGTTAATTGTATGTCATTTAACAAATCCTGTTCCATGCGATGGATTTTTTGTGTGGTCTTTAGTGTATTGACTAATTTCTATCCCTTGGTTCTGTCAGTCTGTGGTATATTGACGAATGTCAGTCTGTGGTATATTGACGAATGTCAGTCTGTGGTATATTGACGAATGTCAGTCTGTGGTGTGTTGACGAATGTCAGTCTGTAGTGTGTTGACGAATGTCAGTCTGTGGTGTGTTGACGAATGTCAGTCTGTGGTGTGTTGACGAATGTCAGTCTGTAGTGTGTTGACGAATGTCAGTCTGTGGTGTGTTGACGAATGTCAGTCAGTCTGTAGTGTGTTGACGAATGTCAGTCTGTAGTGTGTTGACGAATGTCAGTCTGTGGTGTGTTGACGAATGTCTGTGGTGCCAGTGTTGACGAATGTCTGTCTGTAGTGTGTAATTGACGAATGTCAGTCTGTAGTGTGTTGACGAAGGTCAGTCTGTGGTGTGTTGACGAATGTCAGTCTGTGGTGTGTTGACGAATGTCAGTCTGTAGTGGGTTGACGAATGTCAATCTGTGGTGTGTTGACGGATGTCAGTCTGTGGTATATTGACGAAAGTCAGTCTGAGGTGTGTTGACGAAGGGtctttgtcactttgtgtgttTCAGTCGGACCTGATAGGTCAGAGTTTGTTTGACATCCTACATCCACGAGACATCTCCAAGGTCAAGGAACAGCTCTCCTCCTCCGATCTCACACCCAGGGAGAGATTCATTGATGCAAAAAGTAAGTGCAAATGCACAAGTAAATGGAAATTCTTGCACACAGatgtgtttgtctgcctctgtcttgtccgtttctgtctctctctctctctctctctctctctctctctctctctctctctctctctctctctctctctctctctctctctctctttgtttctctctgtctctctctctgtctttctctctctctctgtgtctctctctgtctgtctctctctctctctctctgtgtctgtttgtctctgtctctctgtctctctctcactctctctctctctctctctctctctctctctctctctctctgctgttTTTAAAAGCAGACAACAATTAATAACTACTACTTCTTGATGCATTTGTGAAATGAACTTTACTTTGAGTtagaggaaaagaaaagtcaaagaaagaaaataccATGATTTGAGATCACCGCTGATGAAATGAAGTTTTCTTCTTGCAAATAAAACGAATCTTCAAAATTTGGATCACAGCAGatgacagggccggactaccgggggggttatgggggttgcgcaacccccccccccccccccctagcctaaacatgtaccttacttatttaatttttttttttattattgcttattttatgccgtttcatgcaaggagcgaccattttcctatctcagaatatgacctacccgtcagcttcagggggctttgccccctgacccccacaacgagggggggaggggtgggttctagggtttccggaccccccccagccaaaaaataaaaatattgaatgaggtatgcatttctttattttacattgagtttcaatttttggggtattaatcagtgacaaaatctgctgcctgaaactggtaatgatcatcctcagaatgcaccagattgcaccattttgcatcctttttttcaaaatttttcgggggggcatgcccccggacccccctagcaagctaggcgcttcgcgccgtcagctcggcgcttcgcgccttcacacccatatcttcacaatatacttttgaaaaaaaacagtcataaaatgaactgatccgcccctgccgccaggggggacatccccctgggccaccactggcaaccccctccctcctcttcgcctagtccggccctggatgAAATAAGATGATTTTCTTGTAATTAAAACGTATCTTCATATTTGAGATCACCGCAAGTGAAACTAAATTTTCTTCTTGCAATTAAAACATCTCTTGTTTTGCAATTGAAACATCTCTTGTTTTGCAATTGAAACATCTCTTGTCTTGCAATTAAAACATCTCTTGTCTTGCAATTGAAACATCTCTTGTCTTGCAATTAAAACATCTCTTGTCTTGCAATTAAAACATCTCTTGTCTTGCAATTAAAACATCTCTTGTCTTGCAATTAAAACATCTCTTGTCTTGCAATTAAAACATCTCTTGTCTTGCAATTAAAACATCTCTTGTCTTGCAATTAAAACATCTCTTGTCTTGCATTCTGTGTAGCCATGATGCCGGTGAAGACAGAAGTCCCACAGAAGCAGACGCAGCTTTGCTCCGGTGCACGCCGATCCTTCTTCTGCCGCATGAAGAGCAGCAGCAAAGGTCAATCTGACATGGCGCCCCCTGTCAAGGTCAAGAAGGAACCGGCCGAGTCGCATTATCATCGGAAGAGGCGATCAGGCAAAGGTTTGaaacttttctctttttttcacggttttagaagaaaaagaaaaaaaaattcaacatgGTTTTATATCTTTTTGGTACATAtataacatgacaacaacatcagacatcaacatcaaataacatcagactTTAGAATTCTTTTGATACAGTAAAACTTGTGTCATAAGACCactattttaagacttcctaGTGCCCTTGATTCACAGGTATCACTCTAGTTGAGTAATTAAATGTGATAAATAAGTAATAAAGTTGAAATGGAAAACAAAAAAGGCTTATGGCATTTTCGCTTAAtgctttttttaaatgtatgcaAGTATTATGTTTTGCATCAGACTGTCCAAGTGTAGGTATTTAATTTTACTTTGTGACATCTCACGTTAACCGTGACCCACACTCATGACTGTCTGATTAATTTCATGAACAGTGTTAGCAAAATCAGAGGGAACCTTAGCAACTAGCAGAAAATGTCCGTTACCGTGTCCGCAGAAAATGTCCGTTACCTTTTTATGATAAAGTTTCTCTTTTTATGATAAAGTTTTTAGCAAAATCAGACGGAACCTTAGCAACTAGCAGAAAATGTCCATGCATCCAAGGTTACCTTTTTATGATAAAGTTTCTCTTTTTATGATATAAAGTTTCACTTTTTGTGATAAAGTTTCACTTTTTATGATAAAGTTTCACTTTTTGTGATAAAGTTTCACTTTTTATGATAAAGTTTCtttttttatgataaagtttctctttttatgataaagtttttctttttatgataaaggttttttttatgataaagttTCTCTTTTTATGATAAAATTTTTCTTTTTATGATAAAGTTTCTCTATTTTGTCTTCAGACTGGAAGAACTACACAACGATTCACTGCACCGGCTATCTCAAGTCGTGGTCGACGGCAAAGATCGGGATTGAGGACGACAACGAATCCGACAATGACAGTTGCAGCCTGAGCTGTTTGGTGGCCGTGGGCCGGGTGCAAAACTGTGTCAACCCCTTCCCGTCGGAGGAGCGGGGTCACATCAAGGTCAGACCCATGGAGTACACGTCGCGTCACAGTATCGATGGCAAGTTCTCCTATGTCGATGAGAGGTGAGTCACACATGACAGTTTTACCTGAAGTTTTGAGTTTTCGTTAATTTCAAAGACCATGATCAatggtgttttgtttgttacattggaacccccccccccccttttacgacctccaaaaatctgaggaAATCAGGTATTAAAACGGAGGAAGTCTCagaatgggggtaaatttacagaagatattaacagaaaatctgaaaaaactaaggtcgtaaaagggaggaagtcttatgATGATACAATCGTTTATTTAAAGTCACTCTGTCAACACATTGGCCACATTTGTctttgattaaaaacacacacaggcgcgcacacaaactttccctttatggaagtcttaaatcggggtgtctttaaagggggtttcactgtataacCATTCATTGAGCCCTCAGTTCTGTGCAAGTTAGTATTTTCTGAAACCACAGCCtaagtttagtttattttttCAGAGCGACCGTGATTATGGGCTACCTTCCTCAAGAGTTGTTAGGGACGTCAGTGTACGAGTACTATCACCAGGACGACATTCCTTCCATGGGGCAGATCCACAGAAAAGGTACGTCtgctttctttgtttatttgttttgttgttgttttttgtttgttatgtgGTTTCAGGTGTCATATTGCAGAAGAGGGAAGGAGAGTAAGATAGACCTGAACAAGAAATTAGAAACAGAGAAAGGGAAGACAGggagaggcaaagagagagagagggggagaaagagagtgtttTAGGGTCCAGAGAGACAAATGAATGATGGAAGACCAGAGAGATATTACATCAACCCTGTTTCTCTCTGGAggcttttctgtgtgtgtgtgtgtgtgtgtgtgtgtgtgtgagtgtgtgtgtgtgtgtgtgtgtgtgtgtgtgtgtgtgtgtgtgtgtgtgtgtgtgtgtgtgtgtgtgtgtgtgcacgcgtgagtgtgtgtgcgtttatgtgcatgcatgtgtgttgcaTCTAGTTtgctatttctctctctctattcctgaATAATGACGGTTGATAATGTGTCATTTTTCTTCCAGTTTTATCAACAAAAGAGAAAGTGGAAACAGACGTGTACCGCTTCAAATTAAAAGACGGAAAGTTTCTCCATCTCAAGTCCACGTGTTTTGGTTTTCGCAATCCATGGACCAAAGAGGTGGAATACATCGTCTCCACCAACTCGGTGGTCCAGTAAGTTGTTTAAAACGAAGattgaatacagtggaacccctcttttaacactttctaccccacctatgttgacccatttttgtttagccgagaccagctgtgctgcagaattgtagtaactacgtagaaactgtgtatcaacacgctggaatgcaggcgttagtctaaattgtgaccctccaccacggaatgagtcgcatgtcacctttgcatgattttcatatttttacattttcctaaagagtttttgatgctctatctagtggtgaaaacagttttagaaaagagcaaacactgtttgagttataagcctgtgactaaggtgaccctcacactgttaccagacactcccgcagaaccgcgcgaggtgacatgcgactcatttcgtggtggagggtcacaattgatGTTACagaaagcgactgaagctaacagtctgagcggatatatcaaatgagtgggtacggatatatccgtacctgggagacaaagAGTTAAGACCCTTCAATTTAAGACGTCCCCCTTTCTTAGATGTTCTGTTGAtacttaacctctgtaaattgacctatcccttttaagacttgattttcttaTATTTGTGAAGGTCCTAAACGGGTGGGGTCCAATTTCTCTTCATGTGTGATGAGATGATGCAATAATGCTGCTCCTAGTTTTCTGTACATTTTTTTGAATGACCAGTGTTTTCCTTTATGTGTTCTTGGTTGACATAATAGCATGCTTTCTCAAGTCCTTGTACGACACGGGGACGTAGTAGTttcccttcacagcagactctgcagagctgTTTGCCGGCGGGGgcgtgagctatttatagtagctcGACATTTCTTCTACGTTGCCGGCTAGAGATGCAGCTTTGCCATAGACACTAGTTTCTTTTTTAAATGCTTATTGCGGTTGATTACAAAGTGTATCTCTTTGTGTAAACAGGGGTCAAGAAGTGACCAGCTCGGGCCAGGGCATAGAACTGCCCTTGACCATACCGGACGAGGAAGACTTCACACCCATGGACTTGGGTAAGCTCACAGCAAGATAACTTAAGCTTTaggaagaaaggggggggggggggtgtgcactTGAAGCTAACAAGATAACTTAAGCTTTaggaagaaggggggggggggtgtgcactTGAAGCTAACAAGATAACTTAAGCTTTaggaagaaaggggggggggggtgtgcactTGAAGCTAACAAGATAACTTAAGCTttaggaagaggggggggggtgtgcactTGAAGCTAACAAGATAACTTAAGCTTTaggaagaaagggggggggggggtgtgcactTGAAGCTAACAAG is a genomic window of Littorina saxatilis isolate snail1 unplaced genomic scaffold, US_GU_Lsax_2.0 scaffold_3374, whole genome shotgun sequence containing:
- the LOC138957871 gene encoding basic helix-loop-helix ARNT-like protein 1, with the protein product MPVWLMSYWSDLIGQSLFDILHPRDISKVKEQLSSSDLTPRERFIDAKTMMPVKTEVPQKQTQLCSGARRSFFCRMKSSSKGQSDMAPPVKVKKEPAESHYHRKRRSGKDWKNYTTIHCTGYLKSWSTAKIGIEDDNESDNDSCSLSCLVAVGRVQNCVNPFPSEERGHIKVRPMEYTSRHSIDGKFSYVDERATVIMGYLPQELLGTSVYEYYHQDDIPSMGQIHRKVLSTKEKVETDVYRFKLKDGKFLHLKSTCFGFRNPWTKEVEYIVSTNSVVQGQEVTSSGQGIELPLTIPDEEDFTPMDL